One window from the genome of Anabaena sphaerica FACHB-251 encodes:
- the ppc gene encoding phosphoenolpyruvate carboxylase codes for MGSLLYSSSPAANIYPMSELFLRHRLQVVEELWESVLRQECGQKMVDLLRQLRDLCSPEGQATNDHASSAVELIEQLNINEAIRAARAFALYFQLINIIEQEYEQKQQLTRYSDSGIIDQEHLANIIYSTNQREDDLPVTKELGADSLSQSWTDTTPVKQKGTFAALFPLLFKLNVPPQQIQRLISQLDIRLVFTAHPTEIVRHTIRDKQRQVVNLLQQLDSLENRSGGYPWEAAEVKERLLEEIRLWWRTDELHQFKPTVLDEVDYALHYFQEVLFDGIPQLYKRLKYSLAQTFPWLEPPSTNFCSFGSWVGSDRDGNPSVTPEVTWKTACYQRKMVLERYIHSVKQLIELLSVSMHWSDVLPDLLESLELDQSTLSDVYDALALRYRQEPYRLKLSYVLRRLENTRDRNLALYNRETPTNEDSPMYRSGAEFLAELRLIQRNLTETGLSCRELENLICQVEIFDFHLTQLDIRQESSRHSDALNEILEYLQVLPQSYNELSEAQRVAWLTGELQTRRPLIPAELPFSEKTNDVIETFRVVRSLQQEFGLNICQTYIISMCREVSDVLEVLLLAKEARLFDPAIAVGSIRVVPLFETVEDLQRSRSVMRQLFGLPLYRAFLAGGYEAINLENTSPSFQSPNSPSSPILNPNLQEVMLGYSDSNKDSGFLSSNWEIHKAQKSLQKIAEEYGLNLRIFHGRGGSVGRGGGPAYEAILAQPGHSINGRIKITEQGEVLASKYSLLDLALYHVETITSAVVQASLLRTGFDDIEPWNEIMEELAVRSRQHYRALIYEQPDFIDFFHQVTPIEEISQLQISSRPARRPSGKKDLSSLRAIPWVFSWTQTRFLLPSWYGVGTALQEFLNEQPEEHLKLLRYFYVKWPFFKMVISKAEMTLAKVDMEMARHYVQELSNPEDKPRFEKVFEQIASEFYLTRDFVLKITGHQRLLDGDPILQRSVQLRNGTIVPLGFIQVSLLKRLRQYKNSSTPGVIHSRYSKGELLRGALLTINGIAAGMRNTG; via the coding sequence ATGGGTTCCCTTTTATACTCTTCATCGCCAGCAGCGAATATCTACCCTATGTCTGAATTATTCTTGCGTCATCGTCTACAGGTAGTAGAGGAATTGTGGGAGTCGGTTCTTCGGCAGGAATGCGGACAAAAAATGGTGGATCTATTGCGGCAGTTGCGCGATTTGTGTTCACCTGAAGGACAAGCTACAAATGATCATGCCTCCTCAGCAGTCGAATTGATCGAACAGCTAAATATCAACGAGGCTATTCGTGCTGCTCGTGCTTTTGCTCTTTATTTTCAGCTGATTAATATCATTGAGCAGGAATACGAACAAAAGCAGCAGCTAACCCGCTATTCTGATTCAGGCATCATAGATCAGGAACATCTCGCCAATATTATTTATTCGACTAACCAAAGGGAAGATGACTTACCTGTCACCAAGGAACTAGGAGCAGATTCATTATCACAAAGTTGGACAGACACAACGCCAGTTAAACAAAAGGGTACATTTGCAGCTTTATTTCCCCTGTTATTCAAACTGAATGTACCACCTCAGCAAATTCAACGTCTGATTTCTCAACTGGATATCCGCCTAGTTTTCACTGCACACCCCACGGAAATTGTTCGTCACACTATCCGCGATAAACAGCGACAGGTAGTAAACCTCTTACAACAGCTAGATAGTTTGGAAAATCGCTCTGGTGGTTATCCTTGGGAAGCAGCAGAGGTAAAAGAGCGATTATTGGAAGAAATTCGCCTCTGGTGGCGTACTGATGAACTGCATCAATTTAAACCAACTGTATTAGATGAAGTAGATTATGCGCTACACTACTTCCAGGAAGTTTTATTTGATGGTATTCCCCAACTTTATAAACGCCTCAAATATTCTCTAGCACAAACATTTCCTTGGTTAGAACCACCTAGTACAAATTTTTGCTCTTTTGGTTCTTGGGTAGGTTCAGACAGGGATGGAAATCCATCGGTGACACCAGAAGTAACTTGGAAAACTGCTTGTTATCAGCGCAAGATGGTGTTAGAGAGATATATTCACTCGGTGAAGCAGCTGATTGAATTATTAAGTGTGTCCATGCACTGGAGCGATGTGCTGCCAGATTTGCTGGAATCGCTAGAGTTAGATCAATCTACTTTGAGTGATGTATACGATGCGCTGGCCTTGCGTTATCGTCAGGAACCTTATCGACTTAAACTTTCTTATGTGCTAAGAAGGCTGGAAAATACACGCGATCGCAATCTGGCTTTATATAATCGGGAAACGCCAACAAATGAAGATTCCCCCATGTATCGTTCCGGGGCTGAATTTTTGGCAGAACTACGATTAATTCAGCGCAACTTGACAGAAACAGGTTTAAGTTGTCGAGAGTTAGAAAATCTCATTTGTCAAGTCGAAATTTTTGACTTTCACCTGACTCAGCTAGATATTCGTCAAGAATCATCTCGTCACTCTGATGCGCTCAATGAGATTCTTGAATACTTGCAAGTTTTACCCCAATCTTACAACGAACTATCAGAAGCTCAAAGGGTGGCTTGGTTAACTGGAGAACTGCAAACGAGACGGCCATTAATTCCCGCAGAATTACCATTTTCTGAAAAAACCAATGATGTAATTGAAACCTTCCGCGTCGTGCGATCGCTGCAACAAGAATTTGGCCTCAACATCTGCCAAACTTACATTATCAGTATGTGCCGCGAAGTCAGCGATGTTTTGGAAGTTTTGCTTTTAGCCAAAGAAGCGCGATTATTTGACCCCGCTATAGCTGTAGGTTCAATTCGAGTTGTACCGCTATTTGAGACTGTAGAAGACTTACAACGCTCTAGAAGCGTCATGCGGCAGCTGTTTGGACTCCCACTTTATCGCGCTTTCTTAGCGGGTGGTTATGAAGCAATTAATCTAGAAAATACCTCCCCATCTTTCCAATCCCCCAACTCCCCATCTTCCCCCATCCTCAACCCTAACTTGCAAGAAGTGATGCTGGGGTATTCTGACAGCAACAAAGACTCTGGTTTCTTAAGTAGCAACTGGGAAATTCATAAAGCTCAAAAATCACTGCAAAAAATCGCGGAAGAATACGGCTTAAACCTGCGAATTTTCCACGGACGAGGTGGCTCTGTCGGTCGGGGTGGTGGACCTGCTTATGAGGCGATTTTGGCTCAACCAGGACACAGTATTAATGGACGGATCAAGATTACTGAACAAGGGGAAGTTTTAGCTTCTAAATATTCTTTGCTGGACTTGGCCTTGTACCACGTAGAAACTATTACCAGTGCAGTAGTCCAAGCTAGTTTGCTGCGGACTGGGTTTGATGATATTGAACCCTGGAATGAGATTATGGAAGAATTAGCAGTGCGTTCTCGTCAGCATTATCGCGCTCTCATTTACGAACAACCCGATTTTATCGACTTCTTCCACCAAGTCACCCCCATCGAAGAAATTAGCCAGTTGCAAATTAGCTCTCGTCCAGCACGGCGACCATCTGGTAAGAAAGATTTAAGCAGTTTGCGAGCTATTCCTTGGGTATTTAGTTGGACACAAACTAGGTTTTTGTTGCCTTCCTGGTATGGTGTGGGTACAGCTTTACAAGAGTTTTTAAACGAACAACCAGAAGAACACTTGAAATTACTGCGTTACTTTTATGTCAAGTGGCCTTTCTTCAAAATGGTAATTTCTAAAGCAGAAATGACCTTGGCTAAAGTAGACATGGAAATGGCGCGTCATTACGTACAGGAATTGTCCAACCCAGAAGATAAACCCAGGTTTGAGAAAGTTTTTGAGCAAATTGCCAGTGAATTCTATCTCACCAGGGATTTTGTCTTAAAAATAACTGGGCATCAGCGACTTTTAGACGGTGATCCCATCTTGCAGCGTTCAGTACAGTTACGTAATGGCACAATTGTACCGCTGGGATTTATCCAAGTTTCTCTGCTCAAGCGCCTACGACAGTACAAGAACAGTAGCACACCAGGGGTAATTCACTCCCGTTACAGCAAAGGGGAGTTACTAAGAGGAGCATTGTTAACTATTAACGGTATTGCAGCAGGAATGAGGAATACAGGTTGA
- a CDS encoding DUF4090 family protein yields MTTETNVGNQTTTGADAIDVAIAQGIDFDGSPIPSAKLELYNQVMGLEAGRQRSGVSNTMRSRIVRIGAKHIPQAELDQKLVDAGFAPLKEKEIAFFYGGK; encoded by the coding sequence ATGACTACCGAAACTAATGTAGGGAATCAAACTACTACAGGTGCTGATGCTATTGATGTAGCGATCGCACAAGGAATTGATTTTGATGGTTCTCCTATTCCCTCCGCTAAGTTAGAACTGTATAACCAAGTCATGGGATTAGAAGCAGGTAGACAACGTAGTGGTGTATCTAATACCATGCGTTCTCGCATCGTCCGCATCGGTGCCAAGCATATCCCCCAAGCAGAACTAGACCAAAAGCTTGTTGATGCTGGTTTTGCTCCTTTGAAAGAAAAAGAAATTGCCTTTTTCTACGGCGGTAAGTAA
- a CDS encoding DUF1574 domain-containing protein, which translates to MKTLLLDRQQTLVQWVSQATGISTFGVKVRLLGNELHILCEGTDCPQRWQTLSDLLQALGQTDLDSLTNEEQSSIYQVLVYGRKKGEHRPQWCHRVYLNQLDRHLEQVEQALLAEAKKSRLPGGALIVSNESLARQGNPDAIARYLSENLSKLGVAVQVKSKPYESKANSQKTGNRLWIFCQSTYSPDATLLAEPVAQQLRHLKLAGYEDAVIVSQVRGESEPDWRLRVDLTPPETMLKEWARWGDVQAIARLLTEVLSDLKIAVQASLKEFTLHIFCTPAFDPLKTAPAPDKEVCSPVILAQLEKIAPQGILAAAVYGQKTDDKQPVWVDWLSLPAAQHPALATTTLDLGTTGDEPAIIFLLERLINQDMDWRLKTGGIRVLLLHKGDLLHVMCDAPNCPTRQQVAIKVIQFIRQLHIVGVTGVRVYGRRAGDHEPVWHHGVDFGQRHRLVPEATPEFAATAEYVSDLLNNNEANEPILRPDLTTQEVQNLVTEVAQDWVETAHKQVRKLLLATQLFAETNQSADHNHDEQGLWVSVVWVALGLILTIQSDWMLGYVITRTIQNSPPDNSALSSSSSQSQASLTSGKNQDQKSAFFTSTNNTKSSQFGNSAFNASGFTQNDSPSENLPAAPLKQKANATAILLAARSQMPSFNARQLDEQLALYKQRLATTKKPPDVLIIGSSRALRGVDPVALSKALATQGYPKIDIFNFGINGATAQVVNFIIRQVLEPSELPKLIIWADGSRAFNNGREDITFNTIAASKGYQEVLKKATKPVDNNNLSPQKLNTVKDENDQDKTVDFNSYQVANEWLNQALVGMSASYENRDKIKALLQKQLKYLPFIHNYQQVNSNIKLTSDLKEYQSAQGVDFDGFLPLSIRFNPATYYQNHPKVSGSYDNDYKSFQLGGEQDAALQSVIEFTNTQKIALVFVNMPLTADYLDTMRTKYEQEFQKYMLDTSTTHTNLIYRDLSQIWLKANDYFSDPSHLNRYGAYEVSKKLATDPMIPWTVK; encoded by the coding sequence ATGAAAACATTATTACTAGATCGCCAGCAAACCTTAGTGCAATGGGTAAGCCAAGCAACAGGAATCAGCACTTTCGGGGTGAAAGTCCGGTTGCTGGGAAATGAACTGCATATCCTTTGTGAAGGTACAGACTGCCCACAACGTTGGCAAACTCTTTCTGACTTGCTACAAGCACTTGGGCAAACAGATTTAGATAGCCTCACAAATGAGGAACAATCCTCAATATACCAAGTATTGGTCTATGGTCGGAAGAAAGGAGAACACCGTCCTCAATGGTGTCATCGGGTCTACTTAAATCAATTAGATCGCCATCTAGAGCAGGTAGAGCAAGCACTGTTAGCAGAAGCCAAAAAATCCAGACTACCTGGAGGGGCGCTGATTGTCTCTAATGAAAGTTTGGCACGTCAAGGCAACCCCGATGCGATCGCTCGTTATCTGAGTGAAAACCTGAGTAAGTTGGGTGTGGCTGTACAAGTTAAAAGCAAGCCCTACGAGTCTAAAGCCAACTCCCAAAAAACAGGTAATCGTCTCTGGATATTCTGCCAATCAACTTATAGCCCTGATGCTACATTACTGGCTGAACCAGTAGCCCAACAGTTGCGACATCTCAAGCTGGCTGGCTATGAAGATGCTGTTATTGTATCCCAAGTCCGGGGTGAGAGTGAGCCTGATTGGCGGTTGCGGGTAGATTTAACCCCACCGGAAACCATGCTCAAAGAATGGGCGCGGTGGGGGGATGTGCAAGCGATCGCTCGCTTGTTAACTGAGGTATTGTCAGATTTAAAAATTGCTGTTCAAGCTTCTCTCAAAGAATTTACCCTACATATCTTTTGCACTCCTGCATTTGACCCTCTAAAAACTGCTCCCGCACCAGATAAAGAGGTGTGTTCCCCGGTAATTCTGGCCCAGTTAGAAAAGATTGCACCCCAAGGTATTCTGGCAGCAGCTGTATACGGACAAAAAACAGATGATAAGCAACCTGTTTGGGTAGATTGGTTGTCTTTACCAGCTGCACAGCATCCCGCCTTGGCAACAACCACCCTGGATCTAGGTACTACTGGGGATGAACCAGCTATCATTTTCTTACTGGAGCGCCTGATCAATCAAGATATGGATTGGCGGTTAAAAACAGGCGGTATCCGCGTATTATTGCTACATAAGGGTGATTTACTGCACGTTATGTGTGATGCACCCAATTGTCCCACACGCCAACAAGTAGCCATCAAAGTCATTCAATTTATTCGCCAACTCCACATTGTCGGCGTTACTGGTGTGAGAGTTTATGGTCGTCGTGCTGGAGATCATGAACCTGTTTGGCATCACGGAGTTGATTTTGGACAACGCCACCGATTAGTACCAGAAGCTACACCAGAATTTGCTGCTACAGCTGAATATGTCAGCGATTTACTTAATAACAATGAAGCTAACGAGCCAATTCTGCGCCCTGACTTAACAACCCAGGAAGTTCAAAATTTGGTGACTGAAGTAGCACAAGACTGGGTAGAAACTGCTCACAAACAAGTCAGAAAGCTACTTTTAGCAACACAACTGTTTGCAGAAACTAACCAGTCAGCTGACCATAACCATGATGAACAAGGACTATGGGTAAGTGTAGTCTGGGTAGCCTTGGGATTAATACTCACAATCCAAAGTGATTGGATGTTAGGTTACGTGATTACTCGTACTATACAAAATTCACCCCCAGATAATAGTGCTTTATCTTCCTCATCCTCACAGTCCCAGGCATCTTTAACATCAGGAAAAAATCAAGATCAAAAATCAGCCTTTTTTACTAGCACCAATAACACAAAATCTTCTCAATTTGGTAATTCGGCCTTTAATGCTTCTGGCTTTACCCAAAATGATAGCCCATCAGAAAATTTGCCAGCTGCGCCATTGAAACAAAAAGCTAACGCCACTGCTATTCTGTTAGCCGCACGGTCACAGATGCCCAGTTTTAATGCCAGGCAATTAGATGAACAATTAGCACTTTATAAACAGCGTTTGGCAACAACTAAAAAACCGCCAGATGTGCTAATTATTGGTTCTTCTCGTGCCTTGAGAGGAGTTGATCCCGTCGCCCTTTCTAAAGCATTGGCAACTCAAGGTTATCCAAAAATTGACATATTTAACTTTGGTATTAATGGTGCTACAGCCCAAGTTGTGAACTTTATCATTCGTCAAGTTTTAGAACCTTCAGAATTACCAAAACTTATTATTTGGGCAGATGGTTCTAGAGCTTTCAATAATGGACGTGAAGATATCACTTTTAATACTATTGCTGCTTCCAAAGGGTATCAAGAAGTCTTAAAAAAAGCCACAAAACCTGTCGATAACAATAATTTATCCCCGCAAAAATTAAACACAGTAAAAGATGAAAATGATCAAGATAAAACAGTAGATTTTAATAGCTATCAAGTTGCTAACGAATGGTTAAACCAGGCTTTAGTTGGTATGTCTGCCAGCTACGAGAATCGAGACAAAATTAAAGCATTATTGCAAAAACAACTCAAATATTTACCTTTTATTCATAACTATCAGCAAGTTAACTCAAACATTAAATTGACTAGCGACCTAAAAGAATATCAGTCCGCACAAGGGGTTGATTTTGATGGCTTCTTGCCCTTATCTATTCGTTTTAATCCTGCTACATACTATCAAAATCATCCCAAAGTATCTGGAAGTTACGACAATGACTATAAATCTTTTCAACTAGGAGGTGAACAAGATGCAGCTTTACAATCAGTTATAGAGTTTACTAATACTCAAAAAATAGCCCTAGTATTTGTGAATATGCCCCTCACAGCAGATTACTTAGACACGATGCGGACAAAATATGAGCAAGAATTTCAAAAATATATGTTAGATACTTCTACTACTCATACCAACTTGATCTACCGTGATTTAAGTCAAATCTGGCTCAAAGCAAATGACTACTTTTCTGACCCCAGTCACCTCAACCGCTACGGAGCTTATGAAGTCTCTAAAAAGCTGGCTACTGACCCCATGATTCCCTGGACTGTTAAATAA